In Candidatus Deferrimicrobium sp., the DNA window CGATCCCGCCGCCGGCGGCGGCGAGAACAACGTCGATTTCTCCCTGCGGCCGAAGCGGTTCGACGAGTTCATCGGCCAGGCGGCGATCGTGGCGAACCTTCGGACCTACATCGAGGCGGCGATCGGCCGCGGCGAGCCCCTCGACCACGTGCTCCTCTCGGGCCCGCCGGGTCTCGGGAAGACGACGCTGGCCCACATCATCGCCAACGAGATGGGGGTGGGGATCCGCACGA includes these proteins:
- a CDS encoding AAA family ATPase encodes the protein MLDPAAGGGENNVDFSLRPKRFDEFIGQAAIVANLRTYIEAAIGRGEPLDHVLLSGPPGLGKTTLAHIIANEMGVGIRTTSGPAIERKGDIAAILTALEPGDVLFIDEIHRLTRVVE